AAACCCTAAAATTACAATCAAATTCAAATGACAGAATTTCTGGAaaagatattaaaaatatgttaattaaatatacctattcatatttatatgattttatATGGAAACagttaattaaaaattatcaaaatatagaaCTTAAAATTCAGAACAAAATTGAATATCTAAgaaaagatataaatggCTTTTTGGAGGATGTCAATCTaaagcatataaatatgtttcatATTGAAGCCCTTTCTTTTCACGTTAAACaggtttaaaaatataataatttcctATGAATTTCTATATATCATATGATATGCGATACATATAACATTGTGCACTAACTTATTATACTATGTATATTCTCTTAATCATGGTATAATACCAATTTAGCACAACTCACCTACATATGTatgttcttttttttgtagatCGAAAAATGCGTGGATccatatgataaaattgtaattttGGACAACATAAGTCAGTTAATATGCGAAATAATTTCAAGTACAAAtcatgatttaaaaaaacaaaaaatagcCATTTATGATATTAATAGTGATAGTCTAATTTCTATTATTGTTGCTGCTATTTCTTATgggcaaataaaaaatataataagtcATTCTATTCATTTACATATGTACatagaaaatttaaatgattccgaaaaaattgataaactctcttttatatttactatttttcaTTCATCAATTATGTACCTTTGTGATATGAAAATTTCATAAACAGTTATttgtcattatttttattgttaccGTTTTTATTGGTTTTACCATTtgttaacttttttttttaatatatttataattatctcTTTGGTGAAATAAGTCTaacaacatttttaatgaaaCGCTgtgtttataaataaagcaaatactcatatgtgtatatttgCACTCacaaatgcatatatatacacatatattgaTACATAACACAGAACAAAAAGTAAACAAATAAGGGTgctaaatatttaaaaattgtgtaattaaaaaaaaaaaattatttcataaattttcttatttatgcaaaattaaaaaatataatataagaaTGAATCGTTGTGAATATATGTAGCTAGactacattttttataagcaATTTCATCACATCGTTaggtttttttaaatatttatatataatgaataaataccgtgaaaaaatatacaaaaatatatactgcATATCATAAGACAGAagtgcatatatatgtatgcacaTAGATGTATAAGACTTATATGGACAAAATCAAAGAGTCATCATCCATATTCTATAAAAagtcatttatatatacatatatttttttattctattttttaaactttttacggtcatttatattttttattgaatcCTTAACGTTAaacttattaaatatttccaaGGCGTTATTAATTTCACACAAgacattatttaaatagttAAACATATGAGAAGTAAAAATCGATGATTTATTTGTAGCATAAATActaatcatattttttaacatttcatcacttaaattatcattaaattcaaaattgttattattaaatttattattgtcaTCTATAAGTTTGTTAGgtatattatttggatTGGGATCACccatattgtatatattattatctct
This sequence is a window from Plasmodium chabaudi chabaudi strain AS genome assembly, chromosome: 7. Protein-coding genes within it:
- a CDS encoding VPS9 domain-containing protein, putative, producing the protein MEIQHPVLNILINKYKDLYDMLSCKTHIILLPESKMLLNADINVEFIKKCIFLKSHLKNIYVNLCDQCIEIDTKCVYTNYGYEENRICDIIKIETNPNYNFFKIIFINIPLEGDKYEDDFSTNSMSYNNNSSKYKNEINLFFHKNQTSKEYLHAQLSQFVCSYIIVKGYENYIGKKIVNIVDQTLKLQSNSNDRISGKDIKNMLIKYTYSYLYDFIWKQLIKNYQNIELKIQNKIEYLRKDINGFLEDVNLKHINMFHIEALSFHVKQIEKCVDPYDKIVILDNISQLICEIISSTNHDLKKQKIAIYDINSDSLISIIVAAISYGQIKNIISHSIHLHMYIENLNDSEKIDKLSFIFTIFHSSIMYLCDMKIS